The Acidimicrobiia bacterium genome contains a region encoding:
- a CDS encoding YajQ family cyclic di-GMP-binding protein, protein MPTFDVVSEVDFQEVRNAVDQASREISTRFDFKGTNSSIELKEKTIELHTESDQRLKALTQVLEEKFVKRKVSLKALSYGKIEEATKGTVRQVVTLMVGINQDKARELGKFIKELGLKGVSHQVQGDQLRVSGKKRDDLQSVIAAVREKDFGIPLDFTNFRD, encoded by the coding sequence ATGCCTACCTTCGACGTTGTCTCCGAGGTCGACTTTCAAGAGGTGCGCAACGCGGTCGACCAAGCCAGCCGCGAGATCTCGACGCGCTTCGACTTCAAGGGCACGAACAGCTCGATCGAACTCAAAGAGAAGACGATCGAGCTGCACACCGAGAGCGATCAGCGCCTCAAAGCGCTCACGCAGGTGCTCGAAGAGAAGTTCGTGAAGCGCAAGGTGTCGCTGAAGGCGCTCTCGTACGGCAAGATCGAGGAAGCCACGAAGGGAACGGTTCGCCAGGTCGTCACCCTCATGGTCGGCATCAACCAGGACAAGGCGCGCGAGCTCGGCAAGTTCATCAAGGAGCTCGGACTCAAGGGCGTGTCACACCAGGTGCAGGGTGATCAGCTCCGCGTCAGCGGCAAGAAGCGCGACGACCTCCAATCCGTCATCGCCGCGGTGCGAGAGAAGGACTTCGGCATCCCCCTCGACTTCACCAACTTCCGCGACTGA
- a CDS encoding M48 family metalloprotease: MAPIRWAREVTTMSAFKNTFKTMIFLAALGGLFIGIGGALGGNGGLAIGLVIGLLFVGGSYWFSDKLAIKAARAKPVTREDEPVLYEIVEDLARRDGIPMPRLYMSAEPQPNAFATGRSPNHAAVCATQGIMQVLDRDELRGVLAHELSHVKNRDILIGSVAAAVAMAIMFVSRIAMWGAMFGGSDDDDGGGIIGLLALVILAPIAAMLLQMALSRSREFQADSSGAHLIDDGEPLARALEKIEAYVKQVPMNIQPAQASAFIINPLTGRKVSFAGLFSTHPPTADRVARLRDGAWR, encoded by the coding sequence ATGGCCCCGATCAGGTGGGCCCGAGAGGTGACGACGATGTCGGCATTCAAGAACACGTTCAAGACCATGATCTTCCTCGCCGCGCTCGGCGGGCTGTTCATCGGAATCGGCGGAGCGCTCGGCGGGAACGGCGGGCTCGCCATCGGGCTCGTCATCGGCCTGCTCTTCGTGGGTGGGTCCTACTGGTTCAGCGACAAGCTCGCGATCAAGGCCGCTCGGGCGAAGCCCGTGACCCGCGAGGACGAGCCGGTCCTGTACGAGATCGTGGAGGACCTCGCCCGTCGCGACGGCATCCCCATGCCGCGCCTGTACATGTCCGCAGAGCCGCAACCCAATGCGTTCGCCACCGGACGGAGTCCGAACCACGCCGCGGTGTGTGCCACCCAGGGGATCATGCAGGTCCTCGATCGCGACGAGCTGCGCGGCGTGCTCGCCCACGAGCTCTCGCACGTCAAGAACCGCGACATCCTCATCGGCTCTGTTGCCGCCGCGGTGGCGATGGCGATCATGTTCGTGTCCCGCATCGCGATGTGGGGTGCGATGTTCGGCGGTAGCGACGACGACGATGGCGGCGGCATCATCGGCTTGCTGGCACTCGTGATCCTCGCCCCGATCGCGGCGATGCTGCTCCAGATGGCCCTCTCGCGCTCACGCGAGTTCCAGGCCGACTCCAGCGGCGCGCACCTGATCGACGACGGTGAGCCGCTCGCCCGTGCCCTGGAGAAGATCGAGGCCTACGTGAAGCAAGTCCCGATGAACATCCAACCCGCGCAAGCCAGCGCGTTCATCATCAATCCCCTCACGGGCCGCAAAGTCAGCTTCGCCGGCCTCTTCTCCACCCACCCACCGACAGCCGACCGAGTCGCCCGACTCCGCGACGGAGCGTGGCGGTAG
- a CDS encoding EamA family transporter, with translation MLEATLLALGSAALHAFWNLLVKASQERLFTAWGQFLVGGVITLPVLVIIGFPDADALPYLAISSAVHVVYVFALVRAYHHGDFSLAYPLARGGGAMLAAIGGVAFLSDDLSGLSWLAIAIVVGGLASLVRRHVGRAALLWAGLTAATIGMYTVLDSAGARKTDSGIAYGIALVIGAALAISIYGATQGMVGDFTRYLRSDWRRVSLGGIASVMAYSMVLAGVRLAPVGYVASLRESSVVLGAAAGWLLLHERLGRARLVSAAVVTVGLVLLVASR, from the coding sequence ATGCTGGAGGCAACGCTCCTCGCGCTCGGGTCAGCCGCGCTGCACGCGTTCTGGAACCTGCTCGTCAAGGCGAGCCAGGAGCGTCTCTTCACGGCGTGGGGTCAGTTCCTCGTCGGTGGCGTGATCACGCTGCCGGTGCTCGTGATCATCGGCTTCCCCGACGCCGATGCCTTGCCGTACCTCGCGATCTCGAGTGCCGTGCACGTCGTGTACGTGTTCGCCCTCGTTCGTGCGTACCACCACGGCGACTTCTCGCTCGCCTATCCGCTGGCACGCGGCGGCGGAGCGATGCTCGCAGCGATCGGTGGTGTGGCCTTCCTGTCCGACGACCTCTCGGGTCTTTCGTGGCTCGCGATCGCGATCGTCGTCGGCGGGTTGGCGTCGCTCGTGCGGCGGCACGTCGGGCGAGCAGCGCTGCTGTGGGCGGGGCTGACCGCCGCGACGATCGGCATGTACACCGTGCTCGACTCGGCCGGCGCGCGGAAGACCGACAGCGGGATCGCATACGGGATCGCACTGGTCATCGGAGCGGCGCTCGCGATCAGCATCTACGGAGCCACGCAAGGCATGGTCGGCGACTTCACCCGCTACTTGAGGAGCGACTGGCGCCGCGTGTCCCTGGGCGGGATCGCCTCCGTGATGGCGTACTCGATGGTGCTGGCGGGTGTGCGACTCGCGCCGGTCGGCTACGTCGCCTCCCTGCGCGAGTCGTCGGTGGTGTTGGGTGCGGCCGCCGGCTGGCTCCTGCTCCACGAGCGTCTCGGACGGGCGCGCCTCGTGTCGGCCGCCGTGGTGACGGTGGGATTGGTGCTCCTCGTGGCCTCTCGCTGA